The following are encoded in a window of Fluviibacter phosphoraccumulans genomic DNA:
- a CDS encoding pyridoxal phosphate-dependent aminotransferase, with protein sequence MKPITKSSKLANVCYDIRGPVLAAAKKMEEEGHRVIKLNIGNPLPFGFEAPEEIVVDVIRNMRDASGYTDSLGLFAPRKSIMHYCQEKGIQGVTVEDIFLGNGVSELIVMAMQGLLNNGDQVLVPMPDYPLWTAAVSLSGGLPVHYLCDEANEWYPDLNDIRSKVTSNTKAIVVINPNNPTGALYPKEILEGILEIAREHGLIVFADEIYDKVLFDGNKHISLASLADDVLCITMNGLSKNYRACGYRAGWMVVSGDKRHAKDYIEGLNMLASMRLCANVPGQMAIQTALGGYQSINDLIGPNGRLTRQRDLAWKMLTEIPGVTCVKPKGALYLFPKLDPKMYPIKDDEQFMLELLKEEKVLLVQGSGFNWPHPDHFRVVFLPHENDLAEAIGRVARFLDHYRRRMAKA encoded by the coding sequence ATGAAGCCTATTACCAAATCTTCCAAGCTTGCCAACGTGTGCTACGACATTCGTGGACCGGTGCTGGCGGCGGCCAAGAAGATGGAAGAAGAGGGCCATCGGGTCATTAAGCTGAATATCGGGAACCCGCTGCCGTTTGGTTTTGAGGCACCGGAAGAGATTGTGGTGGATGTGATCCGCAATATGCGCGATGCCTCCGGCTACACCGATTCGCTGGGTCTGTTTGCGCCGCGCAAGTCGATCATGCATTACTGCCAGGAAAAAGGCATTCAGGGCGTTACCGTCGAAGATATCTTCCTGGGGAATGGCGTTTCCGAACTGATCGTTATGGCGATGCAGGGCCTGCTCAATAATGGCGACCAAGTGCTCGTGCCAATGCCGGACTATCCGCTGTGGACGGCGGCCGTCAGTCTCTCTGGTGGGTTGCCCGTGCACTACCTTTGCGATGAGGCCAACGAGTGGTATCCGGATCTGAATGACATTCGCAGCAAGGTCACCAGCAATACCAAAGCCATTGTGGTGATCAACCCGAATAACCCGACGGGTGCGTTGTACCCCAAGGAAATTCTGGAAGGTATTCTGGAGATCGCCCGCGAGCATGGACTGATTGTCTTTGCCGACGAGATCTACGACAAGGTCTTGTTCGACGGCAACAAACATATTTCGTTGGCCAGTCTGGCTGATGATGTGCTGTGTATCACCATGAACGGCCTCTCCAAGAATTACCGTGCCTGTGGTTACCGTGCCGGTTGGATGGTCGTGTCTGGTGATAAGCGCCATGCCAAGGACTATATCGAAGGCCTGAATATGCTGGCCTCGATGCGTCTGTGCGCCAATGTGCCCGGCCAGATGGCGATTCAGACCGCACTGGGCGGTTACCAAAGTATTAATGACCTGATTGGCCCGAACGGTCGCCTGACGCGTCAGCGTGATCTGGCCTGGAAGATGCTGACCGAGATCCCGGGCGTTACCTGCGTCAAGCCCAAGGGCGCGCTGTATCTGTTCCCGAAACTGGATCCAAAGATGTATCCGATTAAGGATGACGAACAGTTCATGCTGGAGCTGCTTAAGGAAGAAAAAGTCCTGCTGGTGCAGGGCAGTGGCTTTAACTGGCCGCACCCGGATCACTTCAGAGTGGTCTTCCTGCCGCACGAAAATGATCTGGCCGAAGCCATTGGCCGGGTTGCCCGTTTCCTGGATCACTATCGTCGCCGTATGGCGAAAGCCTGA
- a CDS encoding Mth938-like domain-containing protein, translating to MKLHLAQNAGLLTFSSHGPGYVSVNGTRYEGSVLVCGRDIVTDWAPNGFDGLDASQFERLANTGAEIVLFGSGERQRFPSPELLKPLIAQGIGLETMDTKAACRTYNILVAEGRQVACGILIEPAA from the coding sequence ATGAAACTGCACCTTGCACAAAACGCCGGCTTGCTCACCTTTAGCAGCCATGGTCCGGGCTATGTTTCGGTTAACGGAACACGTTACGAAGGATCCGTGCTGGTCTGTGGGCGCGATATTGTTACCGACTGGGCGCCCAACGGCTTTGACGGCCTCGATGCCAGCCAGTTTGAACGATTGGCCAATACGGGGGCCGAGATCGTGCTGTTCGGTAGCGGAGAGCGCCAGCGCTTCCCCAGCCCCGAGCTGCTTAAGCCGCTGATTGCCCAAGGCATTGGCCTGGAAACCATGGATACCAAGGCGGCTTGCCGCACCTACAACATTCTTGTTGCCGAAGGCCGTCAGGTGGCTTGCGGCATTCTTATTGAACCCGCCGCATGA